GACTCCCCCGACACCGCGAGTAAGCTGGCCAGGGTGACGGCTCTGGGATCGTCTGAGTTGCGAACGGCGAGAGAGCGGATCGCCGGCGGTATTAACGGACTGGACGTGGAGCACTACCCTGAATTGTACGAGGCCTCTCTGGAGACGGCGAGGAGCTTAGCCAGCACTTTGGAGCTGCTTAGCGGTGCAAACTCATCTGATAGCCACGTTGAAGGTGTGAGAGCTGAAGCAACGACGCTGGTGAGCAGATTGCACCAACTAGTGCAGCTTCAAAACGGGCGAATCCCGGGTGAGGCTATGGAAGAAACTAGTTCATCAACAAATGGCTGCTTGGAGGACTTGGTTGCTTCTCAGACTTCTTTGCACAAGGTGGCACAGAGTAAGAGAGCTAACCTGGTTCGTGGTGCTGACTCCGTAGATGAAGGTGTGGGAGTAGAAGCCACTTGGCAGGCCAGCAGACTCGATGGACCGATGCAGTTTCAGAACGgacaaaacacaaacgaatctatagaaaaagaaatgagctTGTTAATCAATGAATGTCTGGAGGACTTGGTTGCTCAGGAGGTGGCCACGCCCCCTTTGAGGCCTCAGGTGGCGCTACAAGATAGAGGGCTGGTTCTAGAAAACCACAACCCAGAAGATCAGATGGTCCCATGTGGCCAGAgtcacatggagaccaagacCGAGGACAAAGCGGCGGACACCTCGGATCTGGAACAGGAGGACGATCCCACAGGACTTGGAGAAATGGACTTGATCACAGCCGCCTTGATCTTCTGCCTGGAGGAGTCCAGAGAGGACAGAAGGATCTCAGGTACGCTGCACCTGGACGGCGGTCAGGTCCACTCGGGCACTCAGACGTTCCCGTTCCCAGCGGCCGTGCTGGTCACCAACACGAGGGTCGGCGATATGGCCTCGGCGTCCGCCTGCGACCACGCCTCCCCGCAAATCTCCTGCCCCAGCCCCTTCAACGTCCTCCGCCTGGGCCTCGTTCAAGAACCCCTGGAGGCCATCCCGAGCAACTACTCGGTTCCAGGCAACGCCCGCTACCAACACATGTTCCCCTTCGTGTGCGCACAGTCCTTCCGCCGCGATGAGTTTTCTTCACACTTCACCAACGTCCACGGCGACATTCACGCCGGGCTTAACGGCTGGATGGAGCACCGTTGCCCACTGGCTTTTTACGGCTGCACCTTCTCCCAGCGGAGGTTCTACCCTACATCCCCGGGGGCCAGGGTGGTCCACGACAGGCTCCTGAGGTCCTTCGGGGTGCAGCCTCATCTCGGGGCCAAACTCTCGGTCGATTCCCAGTCGGACCAGTTCAGTAAACTACCCTTGGAGATACTGTCGCACATAGCTGGCTTCCTGGATAGCTTCAGCCTGTGCCAACTGTCTTTGGTGTCGCACACCATGAGGGAGGTGTGCTCCGGTCTACTCCACACCAGAGGTATCGTGGAACTGCAGTGGGAGAGCAGGCAACGCTCTGCCGGTCATAAGAGTTCGTCGTGGCAGGTTAAACACAAAGTGAGTTCAGCCAAGAACTTAAAATGTGTACGAAATGctgagtttttgtttttgtgggaCTGCAGGTGTGGCGGTTCAGCACAGCGTTCAGCCCGGTTCTGTCGTGGGGCTTCGCAGACATCCCCAGCATGTCAAACCACCTGAAGAAGTGCCGGTACAACACGGTGGTGAACCGGACCGAGCCGGTGCCTCTCCCCGCCATGGGCCTGTTGCAGGAGCACATGACCAACCTCCGAAAATATCGGTGGTCAGAACATTATTAGCAGGGGATCCAAGCACTGAAGCATCTGAAAATGCACTTCAAAAGCAATCAGAACACAAAAAGGCTGAAACACAATCATCTACTTCTACATcattcccccaaaaaatatttcaaagaaaTGACACTACTCACAATATTTCTAATCTATATTGATTGACTGTTAAGCCATTCGTCCATGttgtgaaattattttaagAATTATTAGCCGATGTATTTGTTTCACTTTAACAGTCTGTTGAATCAAATAAAGATTATGTTTTTACATGGTGGCATGTTTATTTGACATCCGTCGGCGGAAGTGGGCAGGGTCTTGTAAATGCTTTACTGGACTGCTTCGAGTGAGGacatgtcaataaaaaaaaaatcagtttttcCCCAAATGTCGCTTAATTCATAAACTTATTTGGCAACATTGGaggtcccccccccaaaaaaaccagGCAAATTATCTGCTTTTGTGGTCCACACCACTTTTCTTACCTGACGCCACTCACTCATCAAGTAGTCAACGCCACACACCTGTGTCTACTCAAAGGGGGTTGGCCTTAAAAGAGAAGCCTCGACCCGGGTTTTTGTGCAGAACCGAGGTGAGCGGCAGAGCAGTGTGGCGGactaattaaaatgaattcagTGTCCTGCTCGCTATTGTTAGTAAAATGGCACACGCTGATGGTGACAACGGGCAACATGCCGTACGCTGGCACCTTTAACAACGTCTACATCACGTTACTGGGCGCCGACGGCCAGTCCAACCGCATACAGTTGACCGGCGCCGGGCCACTTAATGAAATTGAAGGAATGGGTTTGAtctacaaaaagtcctgcctagctacaaaaacagatatgctcaatcctcattgaataaagtacataagcagacaagtatattcacatattaaagcaataaaagaaacgttttaagcatataattatacctacacaccaaatcaataaagcagacataactagacatttttgatagggggtaatgacaaaggtttttacaactttatgatctgatatttatttctgagcactttgaaataacgaatgttttttgatatattgcctgaataccttaatgacccttaaggaactgtttaatgcatgcctgatgattttctaaatcacggacactgccaaagtcgtctaaaaatgttcagtacttgattgtatcttatgttttgactaatactagacgccagttttcgattactactgaacgttctggacagagggaaatattttgcctaacaaagaaaagatatggttgaaagcatgattaaactaagaatatgatgacgtaagcaagtacatggagtatcaaaagaacgaacaaacaaaaacatggtaagtggtgagtacaaactttgcatagtcagggaacattaataaattgatgatgtcacagccaaaagctcacataattccgtacaaaatgacaaaattgaaagaatgatgaatagGCGGTGTGCGGCAGTGGGCAaagtggatgtatgtgcaagaatggtttacaggaaggacacttggagataaaaccggtagaggtgccagaggaagagcggcaggaggaaaaacaaccatgAACCCGGCCAAAagtgatcgccaaggccgaaagacgggatggaagacaacagcccccacacacaccgaatcgcccataatcagcacccacccccacggaaccagctctaaccgaaccagcacccactcccatggaatcaaaatcttctgcgaacttgccacaccccctgactcatcacccatcaaactcggcccacactggcaGGTGAAACTCATTTCGAGACAAAGCGAAAACCTTTTGTGCTTCTCCTCACGGTGCTTCCAGAACGGCAACATTTTCATCGCCGATTACAAAATGATGGATGATCTGCCGACAACTGTTATGGACGGTCGCCGGGTTCCTCTGACGCCCGCCCTCTGCTTACTTTACTTGACGCCTGAGAAAAAATTAGTCCCTCTTGCCATTCaggttcgttttttttttttttaagcggcTGGTTTCACATCTGCATTCCGATAATTGTCTAGCTCCCTCCCACAACTCGGCCAGCGGCCCGCCGAGGACAATCCCATTTTTCTGCCCGGCGACTCGGAGGCCGTTTGGCTATTAGCTAAAGTGCACGTGAGGCACGTTGACACTTTACATGGCTTGTTGGTTGGGCATTTGCACAACACTCATTTAATGATCGAGGTTTTTGCAATGGCAACGCTTCGCAACCTGCCCGCTGTCCACCCGCTGCACAAGGTAAACAAAAGGCGGGACATCGTTATTTCCGGGCGATGTCAACGTCTTATGTCTTCCAGCTTCTGATCCCGCATCATCGCAACATCCTTTTTGTCAACGTGGCTGCTCACGCACTCGTCTACGGCCCAGGGAGATTACTTGATCATGTAGGAACATTTTCTCCGGCGTTTGACCTCCAATCGGCCGActcatcgttttttttttgcccaagtCTTCGATTTCTGCAGA
The Syngnathus acus chromosome 24, fSynAcu1.2, whole genome shotgun sequence genome window above contains:
- the LOC119117671 gene encoding F-box only protein 30-like, whose protein sequence is MAEEHAHCMSCFNLRCTVRPQPGISCELSGCPLACGVAFHSCKAEEHHLLCPLLRVPCLNSASGCPAAVARNQMSAHLEVCPAGVVCCTMEWNRWPVSCTDYSSYERLSRGVGEAEQLDMALALQDQCTLLESLRLIAIAPAIKRDSPDTASKLARVTALGSSELRTARERIAGGINGLDVEHYPELYEASLETARSLASTLELLSGANSSDSHVEGVRAEATTLVSRLHQLVQLQNGRIPGEAMEETSSSTNGCLEDLVASQTSLHKVAQSKRANLVRGADSVDEGVGVEATWQASRLDGPMQFQNGQNTNESIEKEMSLLINECLEDLVAQEVATPPLRPQVALQDRGLVLENHNPEDQMVPCGQSHMETKTEDKAADTSDLEQEDDPTGLGEMDLITAALIFCLEESREDRRISGTLHLDGGQVHSGTQTFPFPAAVLVTNTRVGDMASASACDHASPQISCPSPFNVLRLGLVQEPLEAIPSNYSVPGNARYQHMFPFVCAQSFRRDEFSSHFTNVHGDIHAGLNGWMEHRCPLAFYGCTFSQRRFYPTSPGARVVHDRLLRSFGVQPHLGAKLSVDSQSDQFSKLPLEILSHIAGFLDSFSLCQLSLVSHTMREVCSGLLHTRGIVELQWESRQRSAGHKSSSWQVKHKVWRFSTAFSPVLSWGFADIPSMSNHLKKCRYNTVVNRTEPVPLPAMGLLQEHMTNLRKYRWSEHY